Part of the Nicotiana sylvestris chromosome 2, ASM39365v2, whole genome shotgun sequence genome, GAACCCAGCGGGGAGCTTTGTTGCCGGAATGATGTTTCCGGTTAACTTTGTTTGCTCCAGCACCCTCTATTGAATGATGTTGGATGATCTTCCTGGGTCAACCAAAATAGGCTTAATCTTGAAATCTAAGACATTGAAAGAAATTACTAGGGCATCATTATGTGGCAGAAGAAGTCCGCCGGCGTCTTCTTCCATGAAGATGATGTCATCTTCTGCGACTTCCCGGAGTCTCTTGTTATGGGTCACTgatatctttattttcttggcCTCCGAAAAGGTTATGCCATTAATTTTATTCCCTCTGAAAATCATGTTGTTAGTCAACCGAGGGGAGTCTTCTGCTATCTTCGAAGGCTCTGCATTTTCCCGGCTTCGACCGTAATTGTTCTTGGCTCGGTCACTCAGGAACTCCCTAAGATGGCCATTCTTCAACAACATCGCCACATCTTCATGCAGATGTCGGTAGTCCCCAATTCTGTGACCGTGAGTCTCATAATATTCGCACCATAAGTTAGGATCCCTCTGGTTGGGATCAGATCTGATTGGCTTCGATAATTGTGCTTCTTTGATATTCCTCATCGTTGACACCAACTCCACTACGTTGATGTTGAAGTTATAATTCGACAACCTGGGATATGTGGAATCTTGGGCCCTCGGTAcctctttttcttgtaacagCCTATTGTTCCGACCATGGTCAGTTCTTCTATCGGGAGCGAACCTATCCGAGGACCAAAACCCTCTGCTATCGTGTCCTTCGGTTCTCTCGTATGGCAGGAAACGACCTTTAGAAAATTGTCGATCCGCATCGAAATTGATTTTGAACTTATCATGTTTCTTATCTGGGTCTCATTTCTTGGTTGATGTCGGGAAACCGAGTTGATTGCCTTTTATCCTTATTTTCGACTCATAGCGATTATGGACATCCTCCCATGTGGTCTCTTGGAATTCGAGCAGGTTTCTTTCAGCTTCACAAGGCATCGTAACTCTTTGTATTCAAACCCTTTGTGAACGCCTCCACTTCCCACTCATCTGGTACAACCGGTAGCAGTATCCTCTCTTTCTAGAACCTGATCACGAATTCACACAGCAATTCGGACTCACCTTGAGTGATCCTAGATATGTCCCCCTTCCTGGCTTAGACCTTCCTTATCCGGCATGAGTCATTATGAATGAATTTGCAATCATTTCAAAAGAGCCAATTGAGTGCTCGGGTAAGAGTTAATACCATGTTAGGGCCCCCTTTGTGAGGGTTTCACTAAACTTCTTCACCAAGACCAATTCGGTCTCATGTTGAGCCAAATCGTTCCCCTTTATAGTTGTGTTGTAGGTTATTATGTTCTCCTGCGTATCCAAAGTGCCATCGTATTTTGGTATGTACGGCATTTTAAACCTCTTCAGAATCATCTCTGGTGCTGCGCTTAGCTTAAACGGCAAttgagtgtatattttcaaaTCTGGGCCTTTCAAAACTAGTGGTGCGCTCAGAATCTATTCCATTCGGGCGTAAAACTCCTTCGCGTTTTGATCTATCCCTTATAAATCTCATAAGCTCGGTTTTGAAGGGGTTATTCCTGTTATTATTACCAGATCCGCTACTGGTCCCCCCCTCCCCCCCGCCACTATCGAAACCGACCTCATCCTTTGGGGTGTTTTTATCAACTCTTTGAGTCGTTTGATTTGCAGGAACGTCGGGAGGACCCGGGCCCCTTCCGTTTGCATTTTTGGAAGCGCCTGACAATGCTTGTTTCAACTCTATCATTACCCTATCCTGCCTTGAGAGGTGGATCATGATGGCTTTCTACATCTCCCTCAAGATTTTTACTGTTTCCACGACATGTTCCTCCTCCGCTTCATCGGGAGTTGTCTCCCGCACATGCCGGGGGTAGTGCCCTTCACGAACCGGGGTTGTTTTGTCCTCTTCATTACGAGTGTCGCTGATTGAAACTCATGTTGAGGCAAACAAGTTAGCTGATATTGACATCGTTGGGCGTGATATTGACATCGTTAGCTGCTATTTTCGATTTCTTGctaaggaaagaatcaaacaaGTTAGTAATAAATGTAAGGATCAAACAATTACGCAACTGTCtatgccccacggtgggcgccaaactgtttacccctaaaatggtacagttgaatttgttACATGATTTCTAGACAAGCGAACTGATTTGATCCAAAAATGGTAAATAAATGTGACTAAAAGTAAGACTTAGCGATTAGAATTAAAGAAGATGACAAGCCTGGCTCCGAGAGCAGCGGCTCCGGGGATAGGAATGAAAACAATATAAAAGAGCAAATAAAGTTGTTTGATTGAGAGTGAAAATGGAATACAACATATATTTTGCCAAGAATTTCGTGTGTTACAATGGCTGCTAAGCATGctatttatagctatacctaGGGAAACAAGAACCTAGGATCAAGTTCCACTTAAATGATAATAAAGGagtcattgatgaatatgtaacggcAGGCCACGAATGTAAATATTCTCTGCAACGGCTGCCCATTTAATGTTAGAggatattcttcattgaatgttaTCCGATAGCAAATATAAAATCTGCTCCCGTTGACCATGCTCCCTTTGGAGCTTACCCGATGCCAATTGTTGTTCCTGATACTGGTTGTTACTTGATTCGCCTTTTACCTATCTTCAGTTCCACGTATCATGCTATCATTCGATCATTTATAAACCTATTTTACccaatacaatatatatatatatatatatatatatatatatataatttataacagAATAAATACTAGGTTAAATTATTCTTATATCATTTTTATTTACGTTTAATATGTATGCTCAGAGGTGAATCCCGAATTTGAAGCTTATGAGTTTCTATATTGGCTTCAAATAAATTTATAATAACAATTAGTCTTACGATgaaatatttatagatatttgTTGGACTTCTTAATAAATAGAGTTTGAGCAAAAGTTAGTAGGTTTTCACGAATATGTATCTCGAACCCATCAACAACAGTAAATCTTGTTAAAACCTCAATCAATATGTGCGGTACAATCTTCTAGataaaaagagaagagagaaaagataaaaCGTTAAAAAATTGATAAGTAAACAATCCAATTCTGCTTTCTTCAAACCGATGTATAGTTTCTTTTTAAATGTCAGTTCAATTGTCTATGTATACGAATGAGAAGACTTGTATTCTAAGTCACTTTCAGCATATCCCAAATTTGACAAAACCATTTGATTTGTGGACATCCACTGAGTCTGAGAACTAAACGGTAGCAAGATTGATTTGTCATTACAAATACCGTTTAAGAAAAGACAAGAAATTCTTTGCGATATCCATCAGCATCTAAATCAACACAAAGATTTGTGCGTATTATAGCCTTGTCTCTTGAACCATTGAGTTTCTTTGGTGAGTCAATTCAACAACTTAATTTATACTTGATGTTGATGTATTTTCAACTAGACACAAAGTCATTTTGGTCTATTTAAgcttaaaaacaaaaaaaatgtttgGCTGATAATCTTAATTGAAAAATAATGTGGTAGAGTTTGCCTGTCGTTCTCATTTATAATCCACAGATTGCTACAAGAGAATCTtctttaaacttgacttgaagcCCCTCTCCAAGTTCAAAACCCCTCAAATGGGAAAGGAAAAATTAGGAGAGAGTATAAATGAAATGTCACATTTTCCCCATAttgtatttgtattttcttttatgaAATACGAGTCAATTTTGACCTGTATTATATAAATGTGTATACACCCATCAGGGCGGCCAAAGGGTCAAGAAGCTAAAGCAATAGGTTTTCGTCCCAGAATTTTAGGGGCCTCAATTTTTTGTTATGTTTGATATTCGCATTGAAGCTCCTATTAATTTGAATCTACACTGCATAAAGCCTAATAAAAATGAATATTTACTCCAACAAGATATTATCCTTAAGGcccgaacccaaaatatcttattaAGGTAGGTTAGATCATACCCATCCTACAACAAATCCTTAAAGGTGGAGACATGGAGCCTAATTTTACCAATAATAAATTTTCAAGTTATATAAGTAGAAAAGTGAAATGTTTTATAAgaagtaaaaataatttttagtttgttaCTGATGTAACCGTTTGAGAAAAAATTGTAAAAAGAGAATCACTATCctaaatataaagtttggggttattTCGTTTTATTATTGACATTATTAGTGAAGtaactatattattattattctttttaaaaaaatatttttcactaTAAAACGTGTAGTAAACTTTTGGAGTCCCTTTTTTGATATACCTAATAGTCCAAATCTCATTTTTTATATTTCTTATCAGAAAACGCGTACTATATTCTTATACTCTCTTTCTTGATTTCTGCAAAAGTTTAAGTTTTCGATAAGCTATATTGTTCAGCAAAAAGAATTACTtattttctataaaaaaaaaaaaaaaacaagagttGAAAAGTACTACTATATGAATAAGCTATATTGTGTATTTTTTTTCCTTCGGCTTCAAGCATTGCAACAAGaatattgaaaaataaaataattattttgatAGTAAGTTATCAACTTCTTGAATTTGGTTCTATGTCCTAAGATCAACAATATTTTAGGAAAGACTAAATGGTTTATAAAAAAATTGTTACCAACTTTACATCCCAAAATGAACCGaaaaaaatagacttcaaataaaaatatatatgaagGTTTTGTTTCAAAAAAGGCCTCGATTAAATTTTAGCTTTAGACCCCGCCTGtgcgtatatatatatagcagATGCTAATCACTTTGTGAAGATTAAAATTGCAAAATTACGGAAAAGATTATTAACTAATTCGGTACATGAAACTCTCATTGTATAGAGAAAAATTGTagccaaagcatcctgaagtaaaGCTTTATTTTAGTTTAGGATGGAGGGGGGGAGGGAGTTGGGGAGAGAGGAAGAGAAAGGGTATGAAGAGTATCCTTCCTCTTTTTAACTTTTTCACATAGTTTCCACATATTTTTGATGGATAAATGACTCCAAAAAAATTTCAGAGAGGATGAGAGTCCATAATTTACTATagtctatctatctatatatttatataaaagtGGGATAAAAAATGTTGACTTGGCACCTCTCATATGCTAGGAAGggtatttatcttttttctcaaatttttgccATCTTAACTCAGTTTTTCTAGCTGAAAAATCAGCATATTCATGCATTTACACCATAATTTAATTATATTTACCTACAGTTATGACAAATGACTATTAAAATACCACCATTTAATGTACGGTATCAGTTTCAAGAATTGTCGTTACTATACTACCCTTTTATAGTGAAAAAAATTGAATGCTAAACATTCACAATTTATAATTGAAAAAAGGGGTTACAAATCTATTGAGGCCTTGGATATACATGTTATACAAACAGGAGGTCTGATGCAATCGGAGACGAACAACACCATCCAATTAGCGCTTTACTAGATGTAACTCTCCTCTCTTTTTGACAAATTATTTTTTCTAAAAGAAGGTGTTGCCTTTCCTTTGTGGTTGTACGTAAAAGTTCTTTTTATAATAAGGTATGTTTCAGTTTTTCCGACTTGGTTGGGTATTGTCTTTACTTATTTGTTTGGGATTATATTCACTAATTATGTTATTCCTTTAATATTTTTGactttaatttgatttttcgTTCATATAAATGTTAAAAAAAATCATCGATTAAGATACACACTAGATTCCTCGATATAAACAACCTAGCCAATATGATCCGTAAGAGTAAGCATGCAACGTAAACTAAGCATTTGCAGTGAGAAAGATTGATACTTGAACTTCATTACAGATGTTACCTCTCTGAGGAGAAGCTAATTGTGAGTTTTAGTTAAAATGACAGTATATGTATCTGATAAATTCTACCTCTAGCATATTATTTTGAATTTCGTGTCAATAATAAAGGTTCATACtaataagaaaaattaaaaattacaaaaatgtaacTAACTACTAATTGAAAGCTCTATCTACTTTATGTGAATCTAAGATGTTTGTGGTGAAATAAAAGTTTGAGATATTTATCATATTAAATTTTTTCTAATTATATCCCAGTTATCTCACATTATATTGATGTTTCCGCTATTTTTTAATATTGAGAATATTACAAGATcctaatttttattatttttatatattttaaattattacatAAAGTTGATAAATATTTTTTATGACCGCGCGAAGCGCGGGTAAATTTACTAGTTATATATAAGGTTGCTTCATCCGTTCATTCATTTAGTGGGTGATATGTATTAAATAGCCATGGCAGGACATTAGTTTAGAAATGACAGCTACCTTGGTTCTTGGTAAAATTCGGAGAGGATGAGagtcattctttctttttcttttttcttttttcttttttcctttttccccaTTTTGGTGTCTGCTAAGCAAGTTGTTTTGCTCTCAGTAATTTTTTCGTCGAACCTTGTAAAAGAGAATTATGTTAGGCTTGGAAAAAAGTTCTCACTTGCCATCTCTAATCTTATAATGAATTATCTGTGATACATTTCTGGACAAATAATGTCTCAAATTCACACATTAGGAAGTCGAGTGAAATTCAAAATATATTGGGATCCTAAATCAAGTAACACTGAAACTCAAGGGGTCCAGTCTTTCATATAAATAGGTGGCAGATGAATAACTAGAATTATTTTTAACaaataaaagttggaagcatgtACATCTAATATGGGTCAAATTGAAGTTTCTTTATCTTCATTCAAAGTTGTTGTGTTCTCTGACACATTCACGTAATATACAAGTAAAATTGCATCGCTTTTCTTACTTAAAAAATGGACGTTTCATACTTGGACAAAATACACGAACTAAAAATAAAAGCTTTGCTTAAACCTACTCGATTAAGCTCGAAAGTAGAGTTAAAGAATTTAATGTAAATCATTTAGCAAAAAGCGATGAAGACTGCTAAAAAGAAGagaacacaaaaacaaaaatgggACCCTTTTGCACAAGCAATCTATATGCAAATGTTGATTCTTCCATCTAATATACATACAGAATATAACATTGTATCTTTTCAAAGCCATTTATATCATCAAATGcatcaataatgacaatataCCATGAACTTTTCTCATACAAATGTAGCATTAGAACACAAAAACATGCTCACTTTCCACAATTGAACCCATGACAAACTGAGAGAACTATGATGAGGATCAAAGCAATCAGAATACCCAATACTATGAGTTTGACCTTCATGTTTTGCAGCCACATTTTTCTTCTGATTTGTGTCCCCGTATTCCGGAAATCCTGTGCCTGTTTCCGAAACAAACAAGTTCCTAAATTAGTAACTGTAGTGACTATACAGATAACCCAACCTTAGTTTTTAAGGGCAAAGACTTGATGAAGAAACAGTCATGCTCCACTCCTGTGCCACTGGCTAAGAAACTAGAAGTCAGATATTGGTACTAGTTGTATCCACTTGCAACCAAATCAGAGTAGTTCT contains:
- the LOC104248095 gene encoding uncharacterized protein, giving the protein MRNIKEAQLSKPIRSDPNQRDPNLWCEYYETHGHRIGDYRHLHEDVAMLLKNGHLREFLSDRAKNNYGRSRENAEPSKIAEDSPRLTNNMIFRGNKINGITFSEAKKIKISVTHNKRLREVAEDDIIFMEEDAGGLLLPHNDALVISFNVLDFKIKPILVDPGRSSNIIQ